In Campylobacter showae, the genomic stretch GATCGCAAAGCTTGCAAATTTATATAAAAATGAAGGCAAAAGCGTTATTTTAGGCGCCTGTGATACGTTTAGAGCTGGCGCCATCGAGCAGCTACGTCAGTGGGCTATCAGAACTGACGTTACTATCGTCGCTACGCAGCAGGGTCACGATCCGTCTGCGGTCGCCTTTGACACGATCAGCTCGGCCGTGGCTAAAAACCTAGACAACGTCATCCTAGACACCGCAGGTCGCCTGCAAAATCAAACTAATTTAGCCAATGAGCTAAGCAAGATCGTCCGCATCGCAGACAGAGCATACGCAGGCGCACCGCACCGCAAGATTCTCATCCTCGACGGCACGCAGGGCAACGCAGGCCTCGCTCAAGCAAAAGCCTTTAACGACATCGTGAGCCTTGACGGCGTCATCATCACCAAGCTTGACGGCACGCCAAAGGGCGGAGCGCTTTTTGGCGTCGCGCGCGAGCTAGAGCTACCGATACTCTACATCGGCACCGGAGAGACGATGAACGATCTAGTCAAATTTGACCCGCACGATTTCGTAGATACTATCGTGGATGAAATTTACGCCTAAATATCGGGCGTAAATTTTAGCTTTTTAAATTTATCCCCATTCCCTTAAATTTGCAAATTTTATATATAGTACCCGCGCTTAACGCAATCTACTAAAATGACGACGCAAGAGTACGAGGCTAATTTTAGCGAAGACGATGTGCCCGGCTGGGACGCGATAGCACGCGCGCTAGAAAATATCTACGATCCCGCAAACGAGCGTCACTATGCATCTCGGCTACATGCGAGCCTGGGCGGTGAGGATTATCTAGAGGGCGTTAGTATATTTGACTCCATCAAAGGCGCTCCGCACCGTCATCTCATAAGCTTTGGCATGAGCGAGCTTTACTGTGATCCCCAAAGCTCTCAGGAGGAATTTAGCGGCTGGGGATTTGAGTTTAGTATGCGTGTCGTGCCGTTTACGG encodes the following:
- the ftsY gene encoding signal recognition particle-docking protein FtsY — encoded protein: MFGFLKKGLDKTLAAIRSSKPADKKISKEILEEILLEADIAYEIVEEVLYYLPPQNEVKKDDLKRLLNTYFIYENEREAKVGKPFVELILGVNGAGKTTTIAKLANLYKNEGKSVILGACDTFRAGAIEQLRQWAIRTDVTIVATQQGHDPSAVAFDTISSAVAKNLDNVILDTAGRLQNQTNLANELSKIVRIADRAYAGAPHRKILILDGTQGNAGLAQAKAFNDIVSLDGVIITKLDGTPKGGALFGVARELELPILYIGTGETMNDLVKFDPHDFVDTIVDEIYA